CGCTCGAGGCACTTCGCGAGGCTGCAGACACACTCGAGGCCGAACGATTGGCTGCGGTCGCGAGTGAGTCGCCGAAGCCTGATGAATCAGTCCACACGGAACCCGATCCCGTAGATGCACGCATCGCCGTCGCCAGCGACGCCGCCTTCTGTTTCCGCTATCCCGCGACACTCGAGCGCTTCCGCGAGCGTGCAACTCTCCTCACGTTCTCGCCAGTTGCGGGCGATCCCGTCCCCGACTGCGACGCCGTCTACCTGCCCGGTGGCTATCCCGAACTCCACGCCGATGCGCTCGAGTCGGCCGGCACGCTCGCAGAACTCGGCCAACGGGCGAGCGACGGACTCCCCGTCCTTGGAGAGTGTGGCGGCCTGATGACGATGAGTCAGTCGCTGACCACAGCCGACGGCGAGTGCCACGAGATGGCCGGCATACTGCCCGCCGACGTGACAATGCACGACCGGTATCAGGCGCTTGACCACGTCGAACTCGAGGCCACGGATAGCACGCTCACCGCTGCGTCCGGCGAGCACGTGCGCGGACACGAGTTCCACTACTCGAGTGCCGAGGTCGGAAGCGACGCCCGGTTCGCGTTCGACACCGTCCGCGGCGACGGCATCGACGGCGACCACGACGGGCTCACCGAATACGCCTCACTCGGCACATACGCCCACGTGCATCCCGAAAGCGGGGCGTTTGAGACGGTGCTCGAGCGACTGGATTCCTAATTGGACCGTGGGTAAACAGATACCGCAGCTACCGAAGTCTGATCGCAACCGTTGGTGCGAAAGAAGGATGTGAAGTCGACAGTCACACTCGGGTTCGCCGTCACATTCGCCTGGACTGAGATTTGACGGTCAAAACTGTAGGATTATCTGTCTGGCGAGTAGGTGTGCAACGGTGTTCGGATAGCTCATGGGTGAGAAATCGACTTCGTCACTCGGGTGATGCTGCCCAAGACTGGACCGCAATCGACGCTGTCTGTCGGATTTGCCGACTCACTGGGGCGACGTTCTGGCTCGGGATACATCTATCTTTTCCAATCACTCATCAGTAAGTATATGTTGTTGTCGGAAGCATACCAGCGTAGAGACTAATGGGATACACCGGTGTCCGATCGAATTCGAATTCGGACTCGGGAGACAAGGAGACGTCCTCGTCCCCGAGTCAGAAGGTGCAGTCGTCCCGCTCACAGTCGAATACAGCGTCGCAAACATCGGCACGCCCACCTCGAGAGACAATCGAACGCCGCTACGATCTCGAGTTGTACATGCCGGGTCAGGCGACCAAACTCCAACGCCTCGAGAAGGCTTGTGGCCCCCAGCGCGTGCAGCAGTGGGCCGACGAGGGCATGCCTATCGGGATCATGGGCAAGCCGGTCGATATGGACGCATTCCGTGAGCGTCAGGCCGACCGGCCAGCCGAAGTGCCCCAAGATATCGAACGTCAAAACGCGGCGTCGGTCCAGCGCAGTCGTGAAGCCCAACACGATACCGCTCCTGCAGGTGATGCTGGCGTCCCCGGGTCCGTTCGCGACGTCCTTTCCTCACCTGGCCACTCCTTAGATGGCGATGTCAAAGGTGGACTCGAGGATCGCCTCGGCGAATC
The Natronolimnobius sp. AArcel1 genome window above contains:
- a CDS encoding cobyrinic acid a,c-diamide synthase, with translation MNGFVIGGVSSGVGKTVATLATCQALADAGYAVQPAKAGPDFIDPSHHEAVAGRPSRTLDLWLCGEDGVRRNYHRGEGDICVVEGVMGLYDGDGSSTAMVAEALDLPVVLVVDASAGMESVAATALGFQTYADEIGRDIEVAGIVAQRAHGGRHEQGIRDALPDDLEYFGRIPPTPGLEIPERHLGLEMGDETPVPLEALREAADTLEAERLAAVASESPKPDESVHTEPDPVDARIAVASDAAFCFRYPATLERFRERATLLTFSPVAGDPVPDCDAVYLPGGYPELHADALESAGTLAELGQRASDGLPVLGECGGLMTMSQSLTTADGECHEMAGILPADVTMHDRYQALDHVELEATDSTLTAASGEHVRGHEFHYSSAEVGSDARFAFDTVRGDGIDGDHDGLTEYASLGTYAHVHPESGAFETVLERLDS
- a CDS encoding DUF4157 domain-containing protein; translation: MQSSRSQSNTASQTSARPPRETIERRYDLELYMPGQATKLQRLEKACGPQRVQQWADEGMPIGIMGKPVDMDAFRERQADRPAEVPQDIERQNAASVQRSREAQHDTAPAGDAGVPGSVRDVLSSPGHSLDGDVKGGLEDRLGESLDHVRVHTGPTAQQACEAVNARAFTVGNHIAFGP